The Rhodopirellula halodulae genome includes the window TCGTGGATCAGTCGCTTGCTTTGCGCCGAAAGGATGTTGTTCCTGAGAAACTCAGTGAGGGCGTTGCGGCGGCTCTGAATTCTTCACGTTTGTCGGAAGCGGAAATGCTGTTGCGGCAACACCCCAGTGTCTTGGCCGGAGTGGTTGCGGTCGGACTGAACCATCGCGAGTACGGTTGGCCGGAGGTGGAGAAATCTGTCGAGGACGCGCTAGTCGATCAGTCGGCTCGCATGCTGCGGCGTATCGATTATTTGTCGATGATCGCGAATTTGGCTCCGATGGTTGGGTTGCTTGGCACCGTGACCGGGATGATTTTCGCGTTTCGTCAGGTGGCGGCTTCGCAGGGAGCGGCCGGAGCGGGGGACTTGGCCGAGGGCATTTACCAAGCCTTGGTGACGACCGTCGGTGGTTTGCTGGTCGCCATCCCGGCACTTGCCGCGTCAGGGGTGCTTCGCAATCGAGTGGATGCGTTGCTATCCGAAGTCACGTTGCAGGCGGACCGAGCTTTGGCCCCGCTTCGGCGTCGAGCAGCGGCCAGTTCGCGAATGGTCAGTGCTTCCACGCCGGGAGGCGGGCGAATTGTGGCCGTGCCGCCCGCTCAAATGCCTAGTCGTAAGTCTGCTCCACCAGAACAGGATGGGAATCGATGAACCGTTGGATGGAACCGTGTTTCGGCAGCTTGATCCTATGTGCTGCGTTCTGTTTCGCGAGTCTTGCGTCAGCTACTCCGCCGCCGAATCAAAATGCGGCGTCGGCCAAGAAAGACGATCACGCGAACGGCGTTGAGGAGTCGGTTCAGAACGAAGTTGCGAAGGAATTGCCAAAAGCCAAACTGCCAGTGATCGAAAAAGGAGACGCGTCCGCCAGGATCAAGAGTGCTCTTGATGGATCTGAGGTCTCGCCAACCGGCGATGGCATGTTGGATGACGTGTTGGATGTGATCCGAAAACGCGGCAGCGTGTTGGATGGATCGGTGCTAGACAGCGAACTGCCGTCTGTTCTTCCTGCGACGGGCAAAGGTGAGAGCAAGGAACAAGAGGATTCGGAGTCAGACGCGGACCAAGCCAGAGCATCCTCGGAGTTGTTCGAATTGGCCGAACAATTGCTGCGAACCGCACGAAGACTAGAGAAGGTTGGCATGTCGGCGGCTCTCAAACGCCAGTCCCAGGGACCAAGAGGTGCACACGCTGTCCCATCGGAACTGATGTCGATCGACCAAATGGTTTATCAGATGCGGCTGCGTGCGGTTGAGCTGATGCGCCGTGGTCTGAAAGTGTCCGTCGAGTAGAATAGCGGCCCCGCCTTCATCCCCACACCATTCTTCGGTCTCCATGCTCTCTACCCTGCGAAATCAGCTCAGACGGCCGTTGGTGTTGGTCGGGCTCGGGGTGGTGCTGCTGATTTCAGGTGCCGTTGCAGCCGACTATTTCACCGGTTTGCCGAAGGACGCCGTCGCGACGTTTGTGGGACGGGAATCGTGTGTCGAGTGCCACAAGGACGAGTCGCATTCATTCGCTGGCTCGCACCACGATCTGGCGATGGACATCGCGACCGACGACACGGTCTTGGGCGACTTCAACGATGTGGTGTTCGAACACGACGGGCTGCAGAACCGACTGTTCCGAGACGGTGAGCGGTTCATGATTCACACCGAGGGGCCTGATGGAAAGATGCAGGACTTCGAAGTGAAGTACGTATTCGGCGTGGATCCGCTGCAGCAGTACATGGTCGAGTTTGATCGGGATCCGGATGCGAATGAAAACGAGATCGGGCGGTTGCAAGTTCTGCGAATCAGTTGGGACACGCATCGAAAAGAATGGTTTTATCTGAGACCACCGGATGTGCCGGAGAAGCTAGAACCTGATGATCCGCTGCACTGGACCGGAGTCGCGCAGCGTTGGCAAACCATGTGTGCGGATTGTCACTCGACCAATCTTAAAACGAACCACGATGTCAAAACGTTGACTTATCACACAACGTTTTCCGAAATTGACGTCAGTTGTGAAGCATGCCATGGTCCCGCCAGCTTGCATGTTGAAATGGCGCGAGGAAATTCACTCTTTTGGGATCGCCACCACGGGTATGGATTGGCGAAGCTAAAAGGAAGCGATCCGACCGGGCAATTGGAAGCGTGTGCTCCTTGTCACAGCCGCCGTAGCGTTTTGGATCCCGACTATCAGGCAGGCGATGCGTTTTGCAGTCACTTCAACTTGGAATTGTTGCGTGGCGATACGTATCACGACGATGGACAAATTAAAGACGAGGTGTATGTCTTTGGGTCGTTTGTGCAAAGCAAGATGTATCACAAGGGAATCCGTTGTACGGATTGCCATGATCCTCACTCGTTGGAACTGAAGCACCCGGGCAACGAGACTTGCACGTCTTGCCATCAGCACTCCGCGGGGAAATACGATGTGCCATCACACCACCATCATGCGGTGGGTTCCGAAGGGGCGAAGTGTGTGAACTGCCATATGCCACACACGACGTACATGGATGTGGATCCGCGGCGTGATCACAGTCTGCGGGTTCCTCGGCCGGATTTATCTGTGTCGATCGGAACGCCGAACGCGTGCAGTGGTTGTCATGTGAAAGACCAATTGGAAAGCCTTCCAGCAGAGAAACGTGATTCTCTGACGCTGTATCAGGATTGGTTGTTGGCTGCTTCGCAGGGCGACGAAGAGGTTGCCGAGGCCATCGCGAAAACAGACCAATGGTGCAATGAAGCTTGCGATCGTTGGTACGGTGCGAATCGTCAAACGCCAGCGCACTACGGCGAGATTTTGTCCGGGTTACGGAGTGGCGACTCAAAAGCAATTTCGCGTGCTCTGCGGTACGTAACCCAGCCGCCCGAGATCGCACCAGTGCTCGCGAGAGCCACGGCCCTGGACGAATTGATGCGATCGGGGCGTGCCCGAGAGGCAATTTCCGCAGCCAAGACCGTTCTCAAAGACGCAAATGAGCATCCGATTTTGCGATCGACCGCTGCACGAGTTTTGGGGAACACGAATCCGTCGGATGCGGTGAAGGTCTTGTTGCCTCTGCTGGATGATCCTTCGCGGTTGGTGCAGAGCGAAGCGATCAAAGCGTTGGTCTCCTCCGGTGGTTATCAAACGCTATCGGGGACGCGGAGAAAGAAGGCTGACTTGGCGATCGATGAGATCGAAAAGGAACTGATGGTGGCTTCGGACCGCGCTGGAGCTCACATGGCTTGGGCGTCATTGAGCGAGCAACGTGGGGACTTTGTTGAAGCCGCGAAGGCTTATGAGAACGCCATGCGAGTCCAGCCCGAGATGTCTGGGCCTCGAACCAACTTTGCCGCCATGTTGGATCAACTGGTCAATGCCGCGTCTCAGTCAGGAGATGCCCGATCGGCGATCGTGAAGCTGTTTGGTGACACCGGAACGCTAACCGAGGTGGCGACGCGTGCCAGTGAGAAAGCCAAGAAGTTGCGTCGAGACGAATTACCGCTGCTTGGACGCGACGCGAAGCTGGCCGCAGACAATGCCGAAGTGCAATACCGTTACGGGTTAGCGCTGTATTTATCCGGTGATTTGCCAGCTGCCGAAAAGCAACTACAACGTGCAGCTGAATTGGCTCCCGACGTGGAGATCTTTTCAACAGCACTTCAGTTGTTGAGAGATCGAATGAAATCGTCTGAGCTGTGACTTCTCACGACTTCTCTTCTGAATTGATTCAAAACACGGAACAGCAGCATGCTTCACGCAATCATCATGGCTGGCGGTAGTGGCACTCGATTTTGGCCGGCTTCTCGCAAGGCGAAGCCAAAACAACTGTTGTCGTTGGCGGGTGACCGCACCATGATTCAGGCAACCCGTGATCGGTTGAATGCGGTGATCCCTGCGGAACGCACGCACGTGTTGACGTCGGTCGCTTTGGTCGATCCGATTGCGGAGCAGCTTCCTGAGTTGCGACCTGAGACGATCGTGGGGGAACCCTGTCGGCGAGACACCGCTCCTTGCGTGGGACTGGCTGCGGCTCTGGTCGCTCACGAAGACCCCGACGCGGTCATGCTGGTCTGTCCCTCCGATCATGTGATCCTGGAGCATGAAAAATTTGCCGAAGGCGTTCAGCGAGGTGAAGCCATTTTGAAGGAGCATCCAGGAGCAATCGTGACGTTCGGGATCAAGCCTTCTTATCCCGCCGAATCGTTTGGCTACATCCAACGCGGTGAGCAACTCGAAGGGCACGAGGCCTACGAGGTCAAAACGTTCCGCGAAAAACCAGATGCGGAAACGGCCAAGAGGTACTTGGAAGAGGGGACGTTCTCCTGGAACAGCGGCATCTTCTTGTGGAAGGCTCAGACGATCCTGGATGCGTTGAAGCAACACGAGCCAGAAATGCATGCTCATATCCAGGCCATCGCCGATGCGATTGGGACGCCGGAATACGACGCGGTGCTCCAAAAAGAATTCGCGGCAATCGAAGGCAAATCGATCGACTATGCGGTGATGGAACGTCACTCGCCGGTGGTCGTGATCGAAGCACCATTCGATTGGGATGATGTCGGCAGTTGGCAAGCCGTGTCGAGATTGCATCCTGCGGACGAGGCAGGCAATGCGGTCGTCGGGACGCACGTGGGCGTTGATTCAACCGGTTGCATCGTGCACGGCGAACCGGGCCACACGATCGCGACCATCGATGTTCATGATTTGATCGTCGTTCAGACGCCCGATGCGACGTTGGTGGCCCCAAAATCGTCTGAGGAACGGGTTCGGGAAATTGTCGCGGCGCTTCAGGCCAGCGGAGCCGAAGACCGAATCTGAGGTTTTTGAACGACGACATGTAGCAACCGGCGATTGAGCGGAAGGGAGATTCAGTTGCTGCACCGCGTCCGGATCGTCCGAGGTCGGGCTCGTTCGATGGAAAGGGCGAATTCGTGGTTTAAAACGATTGATCTTGCTTTGGGCGGTGGTTTCTGGCTATCGGTCGGTGTGATGTGCTGTTTTTCAGCGCATCGCCGTTCTCGCGGATTGGTCTGCGGGCGGCACCTTCCGGTTTCCCGCGTCATTGCAGTGTTTTGATGTCCCAACGCACCGCCTCCCGAATCAGTTGCCAATTGCCACGGTCACTTGGATCGCTATCGATCTTCGTTGCCACCATGGTCAGTTTGACGCTTGAGGGGCTCCCCGTCTCCGGCCAGGAATCTGGTGGAGCGGTGAGTCAACCGTATCTAGTGTTTGTCTCGGACGAAGCTGTTCACCTGCGCTGTGGACCTTCCGGCGAATATTACAAGACCGATCCCGTGCGTCACGGGCAGGAGTTGGAGGTCTACGTCGAAACAGCGGACGGTTGGTTGGGAGTCCGTCCCGTCGATCAGAGCTTTTGCTGGATTGCGGCCGACGCGGTGAAACTCAACGCCGATGCAGCGAAATCCAATCAGTCATCCAAAGACGTTTTGGGAAAAGCGTCGGTGACCGAAGACAAAACGGTGGCTTGGATTGGAACCAACCTCGGGCGAGCCCGCCGCTATCGCTGGCAAGTGCAGTTGGCGGAAGGCGAAGAAGTCACGATCGTTGGCAGTAGCGAACGCGAAGGGCCAGACGGGCCTCAATTGTGGTACCGGATCGTTCCGCCGTCCGGTGAATTTCGTTGGATCCATCGTGACCAAACCGTCTCGACCGCCGAGCAATTGGTGGCCAGCCTGAAGAAGCCCGAACCCGCATCGCACATGTTTTTACCTGATGCCGATTTGCGGCCCACGCCGGCACGCGAGGTCGCATCCGCCAACGCTGAACCCAAATCGGCAGACAGTGGCCAGCAACCACGAGTCGTGATGTCCCAATTCGAAGCGGATGTTGCTGACGAGAATTGGGACCTGGATACCGATTCACATCGTCACGAAGAGAAGTCGCATCCACGTCGCGAATTGGCTGACCGCGTTGCTCAGCTTCGTGGTGAAGAGGAGCAATTGCATCCCGGGCGTAAGATCGAATCCCACGATGACCATCGTCCTCGTAGTCTTTCAGACCGAATCGCTCGCGGATTGGAATCCTTGATAGGCGGAGCAAAGGATACGGAGGACTTGGAGCCAATCACCAGTTCCAGTCGGCGTGTTCCTGACTTGGTACCGATCGACGATTACCAAATCGCGCAGGCTCGGCCGTTCAATGTCGCACCGACCGCAGCGGGAGCATCCGAGCTTCCGGCTTCGACGGCTATGGCAGCGACCGCCACACCGATGAACCACCCGGCAGCGGCCAGTTCATCCATGGCTGACTCGATTGTCGGAAGTGGTGTCGCTCCCACGGCGGTTCCATCCACCGCCATGACCGCTGCATCCAACCCGGTCTCCATGCCGCGAGAATCGATCATGACGATCACGTCACGTCCGCGCATGGTGGACGGCGGTCCGATTGCATCTGTCGGTGCAGTTCCAGGCGTATCGCCTCAGCCGTCTATCGCTCAGGTCTCCGCGAATTTCGCGATGACACCTGCTAAGAAACGCGTTATTTCCTCCTCGCAGATGGAGCAGGTTCAACGCGAGGTTGCCAGTGCCGACGCGACAACATTGCCGGTGCTGTTCTCACGTTTGATGGCACGTGGAGCTTCAGCACCAGAAGTGAGTTTGGTTGGCGAAGCTGCTGAGCGTTTGCAGATGCACGCCTTGGCAACCCGATGCCGCGAATATCAAGTGGTGGCACAACGTCGCGATGGAGAGACCGTTGTTCAGACAACCACTTTGCCAACGCCATCGGTGATGGCTTCCCCGATTCAACAGCCCGTTGCGGGCACCGCGGTGGCGATCCCCAGCGTGGCTCCTGCGGTGGATGCGATCGCTCCGGCCGCTCATGCTGTCGTTCAAATGCCGGCCGCTGGATTGCCCGCCGCTGAATCGCCCACTGTCCAATTACCCGTCCACGAGGGAACTCTGGTCGAGGTTTACTCGGCAGATCCCACGCGGCCTCCTTACGCGATCACTGATCGGGGCGGACGCACTTTGGCTTACGTGACACCGGCTCCGGGCGTCGACGTTCACTCGCACCTCGGGACACGAATCCGAGTGACCGGAGAGAGTGGCTATCTGAAAGGCGTCGAGACGCCTCACGTGATGGCGACATCGGCGACTCGAATCGCACGCTGATTGATTCGGCAGAACGCTGATGACGAACGCAGGCCGCGATCGAGTTTGAAACAAAAAAACGTCATCCGAGCGATGCCCGGATGACGTCGTGAAGCGAGGGCCGCTTTCTATCGAGTGAGTCTTGCTCTAAGCGGGGCTTTCTATGAGCTGGGCTCTAGCTCAACCAGCTTGGCAATTCGCCAGCAGCGGGCATGTCGATGATTTGGCAATCGATGACCGCGTCGATCGCACGCAACGCATCCATCGCGGCGGCTGGCACTTCGCCATCGAGGCTGAGAACACCGATCGCCGCTCCGCCGGGAGCGTTGCCTTCGCGACCGACAGCCATCTGAGCGATGTTCACGCCGTGGCTGCCGAAGGTCGTGCCGACTTGACCGATGATGCCCGGGACATCTTTGTGGGCGAAGACCAGCAACTTGCCGTCCAGGAAGGATTCCAGACGATAGCCATTCACAACGATCAAACGAGGCATGTCGTGGCCAAGGATGGCGGCACCCGCTTGAACCGTTTTTCCGTTGCCGCTGACTTCCGCCATGATGCTGCTTGTGAAAGCACCTTTGTCGCCGGAGGTCTCGCAGGTCAATTCAATTCCGCGTTCGCGAAGAAGCATCTCGGAATTGATCACGTTGGCATCTTCGACGACGCGTTCCAGCAATCCGGCACAGAATGCGTTGTGCAAGACTCGGGTGTCTTTCCCGGAGACTTCTCCACGGAATGTCAGGCGAGCTTGGTCGATTCCGCCGCCGTGCAGTTGGCTGAGGAACAAGCCCAGGCGATGTGCGACGTTTAGGTGACCACGCAGTTCTGCCAACGTCTTTGGATCAAGGGAGGCGACGTTGACGCTGTGGCGGATTTCACCCGTTCGCAGGTAGTTCAACAGCAGATGTATGCCTTCCACCGCAACCTGGGTTTGAGCTTCCTCGGTGCTGGCTCCCAAGTGAGGCGTGCAAACAACACCGGGCATTCCGAACAGCGGGCTGTCCGTGCAAGGTTCGTTCTCATAAACGTCCAGAGCAACGCCGCCCAGCTTGCCCGTTTTCAGGCCTTCCACCATGGCTTCGGCGTCATAGATGCCACCGCGAGCAACATTGATGATCCGCAGACCCGGCTTGACCTTTTCTAATTGCGACATGCCAATCAAGCCTTTGGTTTCAGGCGTCAACGGCGTGTGGACGGTCAGGTAGTCAATTTGTGGCAGCATGTCATCGACCGTGGCGACACGCCGAACCTTCAGCGATTCCGCTTGATCGTCGGTCAGGAATGGATCGTAGGCGACCACTTCCATGTCGAAGGCTTGAGCACGCGAAGCGACTTCGCGACCGATGCGTCCCATGCCAACGATGCCGAGGGTTTTTCCGGCGACCTGCGTACCCATGAATTTTTTGCGGTCCCAACGGCCTTCGATCAGGCTTTGGTTGGCAACGGCGATGTTGCGGCTCATGGCGAGCAGCATGGCAAACGTGTGTTCCGCGGTGCTGACCGTGTTGCCCGCGGGCGTGTTCATCACGACAATCCCGCGTCGCGTGGCGGCAGGTTTGTCGATGTTGTCCGTTCCGACACCGGCACGCACCAAGGCGCGAAGACGAGTGTTGCCTTCCAGCGATTCTGGGGTGATAGTCACACCACTGCGAAGGATCGCCGCGTCGAATTCGTTGAGTGATTGACGGAGTTCTTCACCTTTGAGTTTGGTGCGAACTTCGTATTCGATGCCTTCGGTGGCATCCAGCAAATCGAGGCCTTCTTGGGCGATGTCATCCAGGACGAGAATGCGATGCATGTTGGGGACTGCGTTGTTTAGTCGGGGGACAGATGAATGATCGTGCCGATGTGAACCTCTGAGAGGATCCTTTGATCGGCGAGTGTCAGGTCAGTGGCCGATGCGTCACTGACCATTCAACGAAAGCATGGGGTAGGAGGCGCCGCCGATGCCTAGCTGTTCTTGCTGGCGAAGTCAGTCATGAACGATGCCAGTGCGTCAACTCCTTCGCGGGGCATTGCGTTGTAGATGCTGGCGCGAATACCGCCGACGCTGCGGTGCCCTTTGAGTGCCGACAGTTTGTGGTCAGCCGCTTCTGAGATGAACTTGGCGGTCAGTTCGTCACTTGGCAGATTGAAGGTCACATTCATCAAGCTGCGGCAATCGGGTTGAGCGTGGCCGCGATAGAAACCGTTGCTGGTGTCGATGACCGAATACAACTGCTGAGACTTCTCGCGGTTGATGGCTTCCATCTTTTCCAAGCCACCCATGTCGTCACGCAACCAACGAGCCACCTTGCCCAGTGCATAAATCGCGAAGGTGGGCGGCGTGTTCCATTCGGAATCGTTGTCGTGGTGGTTTTTAAAGTGAAGGTATCCGGGGATGTTTGGATCTGCTTTTTCGATCAGATCTTTTCGCATGATCACGACCGACACGCCGGCTGGTCCCGCATTCTTCTGAGCACAGGCGTAGAGCAATCCGTACTTGTTGATGTCCAATGGGCGACACAAGAAATCGCTGGAAGCATCGCT containing:
- a CDS encoding MotA/TolQ/ExbB proton channel family protein — translated: MMLAIEISELGSHWEPIGHHQLLSLAQAETPAGEPDSLWSIVTSGGAPGLAILFVLVAFSVTAVYLVVDQSLALRRKDVVPEKLSEGVAAALNSSRLSEAEMLLRQHPSVLAGVVAVGLNHREYGWPEVEKSVEDALVDQSARMLRRIDYLSMIANLAPMVGLLGTVTGMIFAFRQVAASQGAAGAGDLAEGIYQALVTTVGGLLVAIPALAASGVLRNRVDALLSEVTLQADRALAPLRRRAAASSRMVSASTPGGGRIVAVPPAQMPSRKSAPPEQDGNR
- a CDS encoding HEAT repeat domain-containing protein; this encodes MLSTLRNQLRRPLVLVGLGVVLLISGAVAADYFTGLPKDAVATFVGRESCVECHKDESHSFAGSHHDLAMDIATDDTVLGDFNDVVFEHDGLQNRLFRDGERFMIHTEGPDGKMQDFEVKYVFGVDPLQQYMVEFDRDPDANENEIGRLQVLRISWDTHRKEWFYLRPPDVPEKLEPDDPLHWTGVAQRWQTMCADCHSTNLKTNHDVKTLTYHTTFSEIDVSCEACHGPASLHVEMARGNSLFWDRHHGYGLAKLKGSDPTGQLEACAPCHSRRSVLDPDYQAGDAFCSHFNLELLRGDTYHDDGQIKDEVYVFGSFVQSKMYHKGIRCTDCHDPHSLELKHPGNETCTSCHQHSAGKYDVPSHHHHAVGSEGAKCVNCHMPHTTYMDVDPRRDHSLRVPRPDLSVSIGTPNACSGCHVKDQLESLPAEKRDSLTLYQDWLLAASQGDEEVAEAIAKTDQWCNEACDRWYGANRQTPAHYGEILSGLRSGDSKAISRALRYVTQPPEIAPVLARATALDELMRSGRAREAISAAKTVLKDANEHPILRSTAARVLGNTNPSDAVKVLLPLLDDPSRLVQSEAIKALVSSGGYQTLSGTRRKKADLAIDEIEKELMVASDRAGAHMAWASLSEQRGDFVEAAKAYENAMRVQPEMSGPRTNFAAMLDQLVNAASQSGDARSAIVKLFGDTGTLTEVATRASEKAKKLRRDELPLLGRDAKLAADNAEVQYRYGLALYLSGDLPAAEKQLQRAAELAPDVEIFSTALQLLRDRMKSSEL
- a CDS encoding mannose-1-phosphate guanylyltransferase, which produces MLHAIIMAGGSGTRFWPASRKAKPKQLLSLAGDRTMIQATRDRLNAVIPAERTHVLTSVALVDPIAEQLPELRPETIVGEPCRRDTAPCVGLAAALVAHEDPDAVMLVCPSDHVILEHEKFAEGVQRGEAILKEHPGAIVTFGIKPSYPAESFGYIQRGEQLEGHEAYEVKTFREKPDAETAKRYLEEGTFSWNSGIFLWKAQTILDALKQHEPEMHAHIQAIADAIGTPEYDAVLQKEFAAIEGKSIDYAVMERHSPVVVIEAPFDWDDVGSWQAVSRLHPADEAGNAVVGTHVGVDSTGCIVHGEPGHTIATIDVHDLIVVQTPDATLVAPKSSEERVREIVAALQASGAEDRI
- the serA gene encoding phosphoglycerate dehydrogenase, with amino-acid sequence MHRILVLDDIAQEGLDLLDATEGIEYEVRTKLKGEELRQSLNEFDAAILRSGVTITPESLEGNTRLRALVRAGVGTDNIDKPAATRRGIVVMNTPAGNTVSTAEHTFAMLLAMSRNIAVANQSLIEGRWDRKKFMGTQVAGKTLGIVGMGRIGREVASRAQAFDMEVVAYDPFLTDDQAESLKVRRVATVDDMLPQIDYLTVHTPLTPETKGLIGMSQLEKVKPGLRIINVARGGIYDAEAMVEGLKTGKLGGVALDVYENEPCTDSPLFGMPGVVCTPHLGASTEEAQTQVAVEGIHLLLNYLRTGEIRHSVNVASLDPKTLAELRGHLNVAHRLGLFLSQLHGGGIDQARLTFRGEVSGKDTRVLHNAFCAGLLERVVEDANVINSEMLLRERGIELTCETSGDKGAFTSSIMAEVSGNGKTVQAGAAILGHDMPRLIVVNGYRLESFLDGKLLVFAHKDVPGIIGQVGTTFGSHGVNIAQMAVGREGNAPGGAAIGVLSLDGEVPAAAMDALRAIDAVIDCQIIDMPAAGELPSWLS
- the serC gene encoding 3-phosphoserine/phosphohydroxythreonine transaminase, whose translation is MTASAQGVQNQSTTDSAAGHPDRVFNFSAGPATMPVSVLREIQDEMLCYPGAGASIMEISHRDKLFVDVLHDAEATIRQLLNVNDDYSVMFMQGGATLQFSAIPANLLRGSGKRAQYVLTGSWGKKAIKEAKKEGDVDVLFDAAETNYDRLPAELACPADAAYMYYCSNETIQGVQFQDEPSCPDSVPLVSDASSDFLCRPLDINKYGLLYACAQKNAGPAGVSVVIMRKDLIEKADPNIPGYLHFKNHHDNDSEWNTPPTFAIYALGKVARWLRDDMGGLEKMEAINREKSQQLYSVIDTSNGFYRGHAQPDCRSLMNVTFNLPSDELTAKFISEAADHKLSALKGHRSVGGIRASIYNAMPREGVDALASFMTDFASKNS